In Thermosphaera sp., the sequence GGTTGGGAAACTCATTAGAGACAAGTACGGGCTCATACCTGATTTCGACAAGCCCGAAGCAATGGTTATAGTGAGGCTTAATGAGGACTTCAACTACGATCTCGAACTGATAGTATCACCAATACTATTGAAAGGTATTTACAATAAGAGAGGGCGCAATATTTCTCACGTCCCCTGGCTTTTGAGAAAGGGTGGTAAGAAATACCCTATGAGCATTCAAGAATACGTGGAGTCACGCCTAGCCGAGGTTTTCAAAGCCAAAGAAGTCAAGATACACGCTGCAGGTAGAGAGGACGTCGACGCGAGAACCCTTGGGACTGGGAGACCGCTTGTTATCGAAGTGGTCGAACCTCTCGTTAGATACTACGATATCGATTCCCTCAACAAGATACTATCCACAAGCCTTCTAGAGGTTCGAGTCGCCGGCTCAGCCAGTAGAAGGGATATTGAGATTTTGAAGCAAACCTCCAGAGAGAGGAGAAAGATATATAGAATGATGATTGTATCTTCCACGCCTCTCACCGAGTCAGACCTAGCGGTACTGGAGGAGCGCTTTAAGAACACGCTCATTCATCAGAGGACTCCCACGAGGATTTTATCTCGTAAAAAAGACGCGATGAGAGTGAGAAGAGTTTACGAGGTAGTAACCAAGATGATCAGCAACAGGAGCTTCGAAGCGATAATATATTGCGACGGAGGGCTCTATGTTAAAGAGGTCGTTCACTGCGATCAAGGTAGGACAACGCCATGCTTTGCCGGCGTCTTAAACACTTCTCTTAGACCTGTGGAACTAGATGTTCTCTACATCGAGCATTGAGTAGCTTCAAGATAAGATTAAAAATGGGGGTTTTCAATTCAGTATTAAGAGCCAATAGAGGAGATAGTGCATGGTCAGAGCTCCAAGAGGTTTACGCCACAGGACTAGGAGGTTGTTGAAGAAAAACATTAGAGAAAGAGGTAGCATACCTCCGTTGAGCTTAATGCTGGTGG encodes:
- a CDS encoding tRNA pseudouridine(54/55) synthase Pus10 translates to MGESNYMREADFNAIMENVEKTLAKYPLCHYCLGRLVAKHGVGLSNYERGLSLKVMLSFKLHRDYVSRNIDKDYLRVLTENSGDPLTRLYEKLFNEQVKPRECFICKGRLSLDWLQSIAERSYEKMKEASISRFLVGVKLDKKLREKELSLVSEFGIEKAESLKNELKREVGKLIRDKYGLIPDFDKPEAMVIVRLNEDFNYDLELIVSPILLKGIYNKRGRNISHVPWLLRKGGKKYPMSIQEYVESRLAEVFKAKEVKIHAAGREDVDARTLGTGRPLVIEVVEPLVRYYDIDSLNKILSTSLLEVRVAGSASRRDIEILKQTSRERRKIYRMMIVSSTPLTESDLAVLEERFKNTLIHQRTPTRILSRKKDAMRVRRVYEVVTKMISNRSFEAIIYCDGGLYVKEVVHCDQGRTTPCFAGVLNTSLRPVELDVLYIEH